The genomic region TGGCCTCTCAAGATTACAACCGTCACCAAGTCCGGACCCACAATCCCCTTCGCCCCCTTCGCCAATAGATGTTGACTCTGGAGTTGGAGGCACGGATGCTCTTGATCTTCCATTAAGATTGGCAAACTTTGGTTGGTCCTTTAACATGAGCCAACAATGCTCAAGAAGAAAGGGTTTTTGGTGTATCTCCAAAAACAAAGCCTTCGCATtgataatctaaaaaaaaaaatataacatgatTAGAATCTTCAAACTATTGATAAATGTGTATATTAACACTaatgtaatataatttatacctGATCTTGTTCGgttataccacttttatgaaGTGCGTTAACTTTAGCCATGCACCCTGCAAACTTATTTGTCCTTTCACTGATCAATCCCCAACGACTTAACAAGGAGGTAATAGTACGTGTGTTACCGGATTTATTGTACTGCGTGAAGTATTCCCAAACTTTTTGACGAAATGTAGCTTGTGTTTGTTCATTACTGCTTACGGGATCAACACTAGTATTAAGCCATGCTGACACTAAGAGTTGATCTTCCTCTACACTAAAGTTAGCGCCCCGTTTTCCTTTTGTAGAAGAGGCATTCTCAACTTCAGGTGGAGAATCAGAAACTGACACAGGAGTATTTTGAGATGTTCCTAAAATTTGTGAGTCAATTTCTATATCCCCATTCATGATACCCGTGTAATATGGTAGGTCCCTACATGACTCCATGTCTCTACGTGACTAcataaaattagacaaaaaaaaaattgtaaacaaactctaaacattataataaataaaagataataacaACAATAGCAAATACCAAATTCTAATGTTAATAAAACAATACTCGTagtaaataaactaaattaCTAATTGCTATTATTTCTCACATCACTTAGTTGTTTGCTCCTATTATTTCTCATCATCAAACTTCTTCTAGTGTTACCATTATGGACACCAACTATAAAAACACACATctacttcataaaaaaaaccACTCTTACAATTAGTTCAATGGACCAATAATTCCAAATACATGTACGTATCATAACATTATTAATTATCCTTCCCTTTggtcaaacaaaaaacaaaaagggttTTCCATTGGTGAACTCTCTTGTTTTGGGTCGTGAGTACATACCTAAAGTTTGAACGAATAGGAAAGTATTAAAATTAagagattaaattcaataagaaGACTTATGTATTCACCATGCAATAATACTGTCTATGCCACGTTAGATTTTTACTAATAATTGCACATAAcagtcaaatatatatatatatatatatatatatataatatgcaattttatttagaaatttgcGATTTCAACCTCTCTAAATTGCAAATTTCTAAACAAAAGTTGGaacaaaatttgcaattgtgcgttatatatatatagtctaatTTATCAGTTATTGTTCTTTGGTTTACATATATTCTAAACATGACTTGGTGGCTTTTGGAAGTGTCAGAGATTGGAGAGAGCAAGTACTATTCAGTAATCGCAAGAGTGAATTTGAAGATGCTGCTTCCAAATTAACATGGAGGTAACCAAGAAAGCACGGACAGACAATTTTCTAGCCATGTGTTGTGTGCATATGGGACAAGGCGTATGCTTGGGACATGCCCACACGCGagtccttttttaaaaaaaaatagtcgcTAACTTGTGCGATGCACGGGGAAGCTATTGGATAtgagatttttaaaaacttttcatTACTCTTCGCTAGTCCTTAAAAACTAGTGgctagtcctttttttttttttataatgaaaatcaagaagattTTATTGAAGCAGAAACTATACAAAATATACTAAATATCCAATTAAACATGCTCATCTATAACTACATTAGACAACACTTAAAGGGTAGAGCCCAAAACAAAAGAACCAACCAGCATGTTCGATAAAGTTCCCTGCACACAGGCAATTCCCAACACATTCTGTACACACAGAAAATCAGTCAACACATTCTGTACACACAGAAAATTCCATATACACAGAAAATTACCCTgcacacagaaaattcccaaTACATTTCATCACAAATACATTCAGTCCAACACATTTAGTACACACAGAAAATTCCATACACAGAAAATTACCCTgcacacagaaaattcccaaTTCATTCTGTCCAATACAAATACGTTCTGTCAATTCACAAATGTTCAACTGACCTGAAGTGAAACAGAGGGCTGATCGGCGGTGAGTTGAGAGAGCTGATCGGCGGTGAGTTGAGAGggctgatcggcggtgagcttgagagagttttgagagaaTTGAGTGCTTggacggcgtgggtctgaggccgagagggttgatcggcgtgggtctcagTTGATCGGCGGTGGGTCTTACCAGGTGGAACGGTGACGTTGAAGACGGCAAGGGCCGGCGGCGgcgagcttgagagagttgagagcttggACGGCGTGGGCTGAGGTTGATCGGcagtgagcttgagagagttgagacggcgtcggcgtgggtctcagagagggaagagagaagACGGCGTCGGCGGCGGAGTGACTAAAGCGAGAAGACGGCGTCGGCAGCGGAGTGACTGAAGCGAGAAGACGGCGTCGGCGGCGGTGGCGGTGAGCTCAGAGAGGGACTGTGAAGAGAAACTGAAGGAGAGAGTGAAATGGAGATGCTTTCCGGAGGAGTGtatgaagaaaaaagagttcaGCGTGAAATGAAAAAGGCAAAGGAGTGaagtattgttttttaatcACCAGCagaataaaatattacttttttttttataactttcagctacagtgctcatgtattgatacatgagcactgtagcgcaaagctaaaattttttagctttgcctccactgctgcatgtggatttttgtggtttaagtggagctaaaatagcaatatagctatttagctccactgctgtgaatgctcttaagaGGCCAAATATAAGCAATATACTATAATTTAACCATTGTTAACATAtgtatcatttcttttttgCACAGTTTATCTTATTTTAGTCTAAAGgttcaaaatattgaaatatacATGTTACGTGTGATTAGATATTTATTATCCTTTCACTTTGAACATTCTTGTTAACTTATACATTATAAATAAAGTTAGCTTatgatattttaaaacaaaaggctACCTTTGAAATGATGGGAATTACACCATGCATCTATTTTGTTGCGTGTAAACGAATCCTTATACTATCAAAAGTCAAAGTTTATTGCATACTTTGGGAGTATACACCCTTCCTCTTATAACGGGATGGACCTTACCTTGGGACCCCACCTCTCTATGAGGTAGAAATTATACTATCAGAATATGCAATaacttttaaccaaaaaaaaagaatatgcaATAACAAGCCATCAAAAATATGATCTTACTCTATTAATttcttgtgtttgtgattttgtgaCTAATATATAATCGGCTAAATTACACTAACTAGCTCAGGATAAAACAATTTATAGTCCTTATAcctaatttttatgaaattatatTCCATCCcccaataatcaaaataattaacAGTCCAACCCCTTTTCCCACTCTCCAAGtgatcaaaataattttttttttagctatttaagtaattaagaaaaagaagggaGTGGTGCTAACTATTTTCATGATTCGAGAGTGTAGTGTATTTTCTAAAACATCAAATATAACGTGTCTAATTTCATTGTAAGTCATGAGTTGAATATTTAAGTGTGTATTGTATGGTGACTCTCGTATCAAGTATTTACTAAATGAATTTTGGATTTATAAGTAAGAAAAAGGTTAACACATGcttggtttagaaaatatttttaaaaaaaaaaaattatagaggaAGAAAACTactgttttttatattttttatgaaaatggaGTTAAGGGTCTGCTAGGCAAGAAatttctagtaacgttgtttgtattttttgaaaatatgcgtgaatgaaaaagtgtgtaaaaatacatataatgttgtttaaatactgaaaactattgtttaaacaacagtaacAAAATGGACtctaaaacttttctaaaatgttTATTATAAATACCCTAAGACACCTAGACCCTATAAGTAATTATGAAAAACtctatttaaagtttaaaacttgAAATAGTCTTTTTTCCACTTAAATAATATgcacttaacaaaaaaacaaaaaaaatagaggcGATACTAGTGCAACAAGACAATTATTTTGGTCCGGTTAATGTATATCCTAAAATATTAATCatccattttagaaaaaaaaaatttatgagaaattaaaaagattataaaatattaatcactttttcatcttctcataaaaaactttttaaactaGTTTATTAATTAAGGAATATACTATGTTTTTCATTAGAtggcatgttcttattatattgtttatatttgtaaaatttcaaaaagataaaaaatcaatagttatatcTTCAATAACATatctaaattaataattaaaatattatgtgcaaaaataaaattattgatcaaatattaaatagtatttgatttgaacaaaatttatcatatttattaagaacataaaaaaatatgaatcaacaattaaattttctaatttcatatttaataaatatatatatgacaaatttagagcgttttttttttttttttttttgaggaaatagAGCGTTGTTTCTAAACTCACTGggagagaataaaaaaacttttgtttttagGCATTTGTTAATTTCGAAACCCAAGAAAAATATTCAGTAGTTGTATAAATAATGGCAGAGGTCGCAATCAGGGACAGAACTGTTGAGTGTTGACAACTGAAAAGTACTCAAAACTGAAATGTCTCTATCAGAGAAGAAATCAGCAGCTAGTTAGGCTTACAGAAGAATTGGAATCCCACCACCACTGTGCGTGCCacttactttttccttttgttttttatctttgtttttggtGAACCTTGCAACTTCAAGATAAAGCACAATTCAAGCTTGGTCAACAACTCGTGGAACAGTCATTGTTGGGAACAATTCCATAACTAGTTTTCTTGGTTGGTAAGACCCAAGAACACGGAGAAATTGCTTGAATTACCCCTCCAAGCACACGTATAATGCACAAGTGAGTCCTTACCCCTCTAGGACCTTTTGGTCATTACCCCTCCAAGACTCAAACCGTAGATTTACTTGAATCATTCCCGAGTAATGAAAAGCTCTATCCCTTCTTGTGCATAAAATGAGCAAAAGGTTCCTTTAGATTTAAATTAATGAGATATTATTTGGGGTTGTTCGTTTGATGGTAGAAACATTTGTATTGCTTcacataatattttaaaaagtcgAAAGATTTGAGTAATGGTTCTTCAATGAATGTGATTTGTCTACGATAATAGTTCGATTAAAATCCTGACTGTACACATAGTATTACGCATTATCATCACAAAGCATGAAATTGATTAGTTGGCACttataacttcttttttatttcagtaaaaaacaaaaattaattacttcATATCACCTCCAAACATTGAAGACtaaaaccaaaaattgattgaataTTGGTAAACATGCTAAGCAATAAGCTTGGAATTGCACAAATAACGTGTAGGACATAAGTAGACGTGCTAACCAACAACATTGATGGGAAAcgcaataaatatatataattcaaccTCCTAATCCAAGCAATATATCTATAATTCAACAATGGTGaagcttttatatttttatttgccTATAagcaacgttttttttttatatataaatattttttggtagaataagaaatatatttattaatcataCAGGGCTACAAAAACACACGGACCAGCCCAATCTTGTAAAGAAGAGATGAAAGTGAGCCCTCATGTGGAAGAGCCCAGCCCAATCACAAATTTTAATTCTGAACATGTAAATACCCTTcaatatttacaattttaatgagaaaagaTTCATCATGTTTAAggacactattttttttcccatgtgACGTGGttttttatgaatttgttgttattattataggAAATTGGAACGTTTTATTCAGTAAAAGAAGAAATGAGAACAATAATGAGATACAACATGTTTTAAAAAACATGGTatgttatgattaatttgtATTATATCCAAAAGTTGAAACCTGATATTAATGTTAATAAGCTATTGTTGAGCCACATTATTGGTCatgtcactattttttttttttgatttgttcctctagtttttttttaatatattaaaaaaattaaacacaatgaATTGAcgtaaaagcaaaaaaaaaaaaaaagagggaaggaGTTCTTTCTAAATTAAAGTATATGAATGTGTAAAGGCACAATATATGTAATGTTAAAACTATCCAATATATTATTAGGAAAAAACAAACATtcaagatattaaaaaaaaaaaaaggtccaagATGTTCTGGACTTATATGAAAGTGCTGAAATCTAATCAAGAAATCGGATACATTATGTGAAAGTGTTGAAATCTAATCAAGATATTGGACACTTTGCtctatattagtcaattttggcccatttcaATACACTTCTATCCATTTGATTCATTTTAATCTATTAAGTTCTATttcggtccattcagtccacttcggtTGATTCTAAATTAATAATGATTCTAATTAGCTTAACTAAGTAAAATCTTTTGttatctaataaaatatttgggtTTGATCAGCATCTTACACCAAAGACTATATAACTAGTGCCGTGGTTTctccaagaaagaaagaaaggtaaaaaacaaaaaacaaaaaattgccGGCAAAGAAAATTGCTTGAATTTTCGTAGCTGTTATAGTTGAAAGCATGAAACTCACCTACTTGATTTAAGGCAtcaggaaacaaaagaaaaaaagtcattaattattaattccTAGTACTGAAAGTGAGTGATTACATGGTGGATACGTTTTATAGTTGACATTCGGTCTATCTCATGAGCACTATTGGATGTCATATTGTGCCAACCTCTCCTTCAATCATGTGGCTAGAGATTGGTGAATACAATCAATTATCATCACAGTTGTTTGGAACTGATCAAATTATCAGTTTCTTCAAGTAGGAAGGTGTTCGGTGGTTTAGTCGTGAAAAATGGACAATTTTGAAAACAGACATTCCACCTTTTTTGATAGGCCTTTAAACTACCCTCTTAATTCTTCACCAAGTAATCTTCTTTCTAACCAcatttaattttcctttttgttttgtcaCCGAGTAATCATGGTTGTTATTTTATACAAGCTAAAAAAAGCACCATTTCTCTGCTACATCCACTTTTTGCGAGGCAATGGAAAGTGACTACAATTCAGGTAAACGCCACTATGATATTACCATGTCAAAGAGAACTAGAAGGCCAACAAATTCCAATCAGATTTATTCAGCACCAGTTTCTCCATGTCAAGACATTCCTCCTCCTGGTAAAGCAGCTGTGAATGAGTTAGGAGAAGATGAGAGCAGCTCTCACTCAGAAGAGAGTGATCGTAAGAGCTTGAAGCAGCTGATAAAGAGCAGGAATTCACTGAGCCAACACTTCACTGCAGAAGAAAAGCAACTTCAAATAGTTCCAAAGCAGCAGAAGGAAGAGGGTGTTCATGATGATGGAGTGAAGCTAAAGAAAATGGTGAGTCGCTATGCCAAATTTTTGAGCCGCTTAATCAAGGTCAAGCGTGACTTACCTAAGGGTGGAGAATCCCGGAAAAAACCACTTCTTCTATTGAAAGcctaggtatatatatataaatatgtgtgtgtgtcatTTATGAGCTTGTTTCTGCAGTGGCTGATTACCTATACGCATTGATTATCGGCCAACTGCATATACTTTTTTCTCCTATTTCATTTTgtatttcaagtccttgagaaatataattaatatgtAGAACATATATATGTTATACACTAAAAGAGCCTTTATCATAATCTTCCTATATATGCATATATGTTTACAAATCAAGTACTTGTAATGCATGGGTTTCTTCTCTTTCGGTttttacacaacttttttttttataaacaaaataagttgATGAAAGTCATCTTatcaaaacataataatttaGTTCCTCtccaataacaacaataatttatATGGTACAGTGTTGTACATACTAGTAATCTGTTTGCGTATTTTTTGCACCAAATTAAACCTTGAAATCGTTACTCAAAAAGATGCATAAATTTCAAGGGCCGCTTAAATTCCTAATTCATTTCTCCAACGATACGTCCTCTTTGGAAGAATTCACCCCATAAGCCTATGTTCAGAGGCGCTGCTTATTGAAAGAAGTGATCAATGGGACAATGATTCCCttagaatttcaaaatattatatattaatagttaacatttcaatgtTTTGGCTCAAAATATTTCATACATACCCTCTCAGATCGAGATCTGCCCAACTTAGTCCATATGCATGTGGTGGTCGGTGACCCtcttccaaaataaaatataagctaCTTCTCTATTATTTTAGCAAGAATTCACAAATCCtgaaatattattattgaaaatggaACTTCTTCTTGATGAGTGTCCGAATATAAGCCCAACGGGCTTAGGCCCATTTGTAGTATGCTTTCTCCCAAGACCACAACTAACATCTTTACTAAGCCTCTTCCACCAAAATGCTTTTGTGCATTACTCATGTTGATCACAGTACTTCACCCAACATGAGTTTGAGGGACTATTAGAATATAAGCCCAATGGGCTTAGACCCATTTACTATTATACTTGCTTGTACTACAAGCATATTACTTGTACAACAAGCATATTATTTGTACAACATACATTGTCTACTTATACActatacattttaatacataattaTTCAAACTTTTAAACAATgagtataatatatatagttcAACATTTGGACttcaaaaaattgttaaatatttttgaattgtGCCAATagactataaaataaatagctTACCAATTTGTTTATACAATGATTAtacttgtatatttttatataggATAAATCAAGGAACTATTTGAATTGTTATGTTGTAGTAAGTTGTAACATAAATCCCTATAATTAAAATGACTTTTATTTGAATGGTAGATCATGGAAAATTCAACTATAACGTTTGatttcttcaaaagaaaaaattaaagataataaGAT from Castanea sativa cultivar Marrone di Chiusa Pesio chromosome 11, ASM4071231v1 harbors:
- the LOC142617072 gene encoding uncharacterized protein LOC142617072 yields the protein MESDYNSGKRHYDITMSKRTRRPTNSNQIYSAPVSPCQDIPPPGKAAVNELGEDESSSHSEESDRKSLKQLIKSRNSLSQHFTAEEKQLQIVPKQQKEEGVHDDGVKLKKMVSRYAKFLSRLIKVKRDLPKGGESRKKPLLLLKA